GCACCTGATTGGGCCATACATCATGCTTGGAAATTATTAATATTTCTGGCTTCAACTGTTTAAAAATCTTTTTCCATAGCCAAAACAGATCAAACGGCAAGTAAACATGCACTTCATCCGGCATGGTCTTTTTTGCATGCTCAAAGCCGGATGCCGAAAAAAAAGTGACAATAATTCTGAATTTATCACCCAGACGATGAATAATCGGGCGAATATGCTCAAACTCCCCCAGAGAAGAAGCGTGAATCATTAGCGCCGGTTTTTGCGCGTCCTTTAATTTTCTAAGTATACGTATGGCATTATAGCGTCCGGAAATGGCCTGTTTCATTTTTTTATTAAACAATCCGGCAATATGAACGCCAATCAAAAGGATGGGAATAAACACAAAGCGATAAATAATTCTGGCCAAAACTCGCATTTTACATCCAGTTTTTTAATTGGTTAAAGACCATTTGCGGAGGAATCGATTTCATACATTTAAAATGGAACAGAGGGCATCTTTTTCTGCCCACATGTGAACATGGACGACACCACAGATTATTATTTTCCATAACAATACTTTTTGCGCGGTAGGGAAAGAAGCCAAATTCTTTAACGGTAGATCCAAAAATTGCCAGAACGGGTGTGCGAACGGCCGCCGCCATGTGCATTACGCCCGAATCATTAGATACTACAAATTTTGCCTTATTCAACACGTAGGCCGTCTCCAGCAAACTCAACTTACCAGCCAGATTGAGCACCCTTTCCGAAGTTACCAGCGGTCTAAAGCTTTCTGCTTCAACCGCGTTTCCTAATAAGATAATTTTGTAATGTCCTTCATCTTCTATTAATTGGATTAACTTTCTGAAATATTCGATGGGCCATTGTTTGGTTTGAAAACCTGCGCCCGGAGCAATGGCTATCATTTTGCCGTGTAAAAAATCGTTTTTTAGCTTGAATCGTAACGTTTTTACATTTCTATCTTTCCAGAACAACTCAAGTCCCTGAGAATCATCTTTGATTCCAAGCGGCCTGCCTACATTTAAATATTTTTCCGGAACAGGGATTACTTCCCTGAACAAATTAATTTTAAAATAAACCAGCAAGGCGCGTTTGAATTTATTTTTTTTCATACGATAAATTTTGGCCGGCAAATTGAAGGTCAAAATACGGCTGCGAATATTGTTGTGCAAATCCAGGATGTAGTCGTAATTACGCGCTTTGATTTTTTTTCTTAAGGCTAAAAGCCCTTTCAGCCCCGCTTGATCATCAAAGGTGAAAATCGTATTTAAGTGAGGGTTATACTGGATTAACTCGAAAAATTTTTTTTTGACGACAAAATCTATTTTAGCATTGTAAAAAGCAATCCGCGTTTGACGAATGAAAGGCGTGGTCAGTAAAATATCGCCAATCGAACTGAAGCGAATAATCAAAACTCGTTTTACAGATTCCATATCTCATTTTGCGCGATTAATCGTAAAATCCACAAAGCGTTCCATGGCAGTTTTAACTTCTCCGTCCGGATAGGCGGCAATACACTGCTTGGCTTTGTTTGCATATTCCGTTAATTTTTGTTCGGCATAAGAAATTCCATCGTAGCTGGCCACAAAGTCCAGGATGTATTCCACATCCTTTGGCGAAACGCCTTTTTTCAATTTGCGTTTTATGCGTGTAATTTCTTTACGTGTGGCTTTATTAAAGGCGTGAATCAACGGCAGGGTAATTTTTTTATCTTTAAAATCATTCCCCACCGGTTTACCCAGAATCTTTTGGTGACCGTAGTAGTCCAGTAAATCATCTTTGATCTGAAAGGCAATACCCAGGTTCTGACCAAAATTTTTTAAATTTTCATGATCCTCTTTATTTTGGGAGACCGTAATCGCTCCCAACTCCGAAGCGGTTCCCATTAACGCAGCAGTTTTATTGGAAATAATGTCAAAGTATTCGTCTTCTGTAATTTTAAGCTGGCGAGCTTTTTCAATTTGCATTAATTCGCCCTTACTCAGGCTTTTAGAGGCCAGCGCCAATTTATTCATCACTTCCAGACTACCGGTCATCGTTGCCCCTATTAAACATTTAGACAACAGGTAGTCGCCCATTAACACCGCAATTTTATTTTTCCACAAAGCATTAATGGAAGGGAAACCCCGCCTGACATGGGCGCTGTCTACCACATCGTCGTGCACCAATGAAGCCGTGTGCAAAAGCTCCACAACTGAGGCGACCAGGTAGGTTTCATGCACCGGCTTACCGATCAGCTTGGCCGACATTAAAACCAGCAGAGGCCGTATGCCCTTGCCTTTATTCTTGACAATATATTTGGCAATTGTGTCGATTAAAAAAACATTTGATGATAGGATTTCTTTAAAAACCCTGTCAAATTCTTTTAATTCTGGTTCAACGGCCTTTTGTATTTTTCTTAATGAATCCATTCTGTTTCTGTTATCCACATTAAAATCATTATTTAAAAAGAATTAAGTTAATAATATATTTCGTTTTTAGCAATACTAAGCCCATTATTCTTTTTCAGGTTTTTTGGCAAAGAAATAACTAATCCAGATCGTGATTTCATACAAAACCAATAAGGGGATGGCTAAAAACAACTGGGTTGTTGGATCAGGCGGGGTTAAAATTGCCCCCAGAACAAAAATGATAACAATAGCGTATCTTCTGTATTTTCTTAAAATTTGCGGGGTCAATAAACCAAGTTTGGTAAGCAAAAGACTGACAACCGGCAGTTCAAACACAATGCCAAACACCAACACAATTCGCGCCACAAAGCCGAAATAAAAATCGAGCGCAATATTGTTTTTCACGTTCTCTGGCACTAAACTCAAAAAGAAATCTAATGCAAAGGGAATAATCACAAAAAAGGCAAAGGAAGCGCCAATAATAAAACTGATGGTCGCAAAGGTTATGACCGGCACAACATACTTACGCTCACTTTCTAACAGTCCCGGCGCAATAAAGGCCCAGATCTGGTAAAAGATGACCGGCAAACTGAAAATGATACCTGCAATCAATGCCAGTTCGAGTTTAATGATAAAGACGGTCTGTACCTTTAAAACCTGTAATTCGATATGGTGCTCTAAGTTTTTAGTTGTGAGCAACAAAAAATCCAGAATATAATCGGAGAAAATAAAACTGATAATTGCGAAAATAACAACCGCAATTAAGGATTTAATAATCCTCCATCTAAGTTCCTCTAAATGATCGAGGAACGGCATCTCAACTTCTTCGATTTTCGTTTTTTTTATCATCTTTTTATTAAAATGCCCCATTTAAAAAATGAATGGGGCATTACTTTAAGTTTTCACTTTTTTTTATAAAGAATAAATTTGAAAACTTTTGTTTAACTCTTTTATCTCTTCATTTACTTTTTGGGCTACCGATTCGTCATCGATATTGCTGAGCACGCGATCGATAAAATTAGCGATTAACTTCATTTCGTCTTCTTTCATACCTTTGGTAGTCAGAGCCGGCGTACCGATGCGAATACCGCTGGTTACAAAGGGGCTGCGTGTATCAAAAGGCACCATGTTTTTATTCACCGTAATGCCTGCTGCATGCAAGGCGTTTTCTGCGGCCTTGCCCGTGATGTTTTTAGCCGTCAGGTCCACCAGAAAAACATGATTATCCGTACCGCCGGAAACGATATCGTATCCTTTTTCAATAAGCGCATTGGCCAGAGTTTGGGCATTTTTAACGATCTGTTTGGCATAATCTTTAAATTCTGGCTTTAGCGCCTCGCCAAAAGCAACCGCTTTGGCGGCAATAATATGCATCAACGGTCCGCCCTGAATACCCGGCATTACATTGCTGTCAATAATTTCGGACATCATTTTTACGCGGCCGGATTTGGGCGCCACAATGCCCATTTTGTTTTCGGAATCTTTGCCCATTAATATCATTCCGCCGCGCGGCCCACGCAAGGTCTTATGGGTGGTCGTGGTGACCACATCGCAGTATGGAATGGGGCTGGGATGAATGCCCGCGGCGATCAGGCCCGCAGGATGCGCCACATCTGCAAATAAAACAGCGCCCACTTCGTTGGCAATTTCACGGAATTTATCAAATTCGTAAAAACGGGAATAAGCGCTGGCGCCAACCACAATCATTTTGGGTTTGTGCTCTCTGGCCAGACTGGCCACCTCATCCATGTCAATTCTTCCCGTTTCTTTGTTAACGCCGTAGGCCACAAAATTAAACAACTTACCGGAAAAATTAACGGGTGAACCATGGGTTAAATGACCGCCATGAGCCAGATTCATACCCAATACGGTATCCCCTGGCTTAAGGTAGGTAAAATAAACCGCCATATTAGCCTGAGATCCGGAGTGCGGCTGGACATTGGCGTATTCGCAATCGAACAACTTTTTAGCCCGTTCGCGCGCCACGTCTTCCGCGATGTCAACAAATTCGCAACCGCCATAATAACGGCGTCCGGGATAACCCTCTGCATATTTGTTGGTCATTACCGAACCCGCCGCTTCCAGCACCGCTCTGGAAACAAAATTTTCAGAAGCAATTAATTCCAGCGTATTATTCTGACGATCCATTTCTTTTTGAATAGCGGCAAAAATTTCTGGATCCTGTTTTTTTAATTGTTCTAACATGACCTCTCCCCTGGATTACAAACCTGTCAATTGGGTTATTAGCTTAAGCCGTTTTTCGTGTCTTCCGCCTTCAAAGGACGTATTCAGCCACACCTCCACAATTTGAATGGCTTCTTCTTCGGACAAAATCCTGCCCCCCATGCACAACACATTAGCATTATTGTGTTGCCTGGAAAGTTTGGCCGTTTGTTCATCATGAGCGAGAGCTGCTCTTACTCCCTTAATTTTATTGGCCGTAATACTCATTCCTATGCCCGTCCCGCAAATCAAAATGCCAAGATCCGCTTCTCCGGTGGAAACGGCCTGGCCTACCTTATAGGCAAATTCTGGATAATCACAGGACTCTATTTTAAACGTGCCCACATCTTTAAAATCGATGTCTTTCGATTTAAGATAGTCTTTAATCTGTTCTTTTAACACATAACCTGCATGATCGGCGCCAATGGCTAACTTCACATTAAGTCTCCTAATCAATTATCCACTGATAACAAGGCGAATGAATTTTGTCGTGTTTGTGCATAAACACATCTTCCTGGGTCGGGATAAAGGGCTTAATGATTTCTTGCTTTTTTCTGGCCTTAGAACGAAAAGCCGGATCCTTTTCTGCCTTTTTGTAAGCTTCGTACGCTTTTTGATAAACCAGTTTGTCTTCGTAAGCCGTTTTTTTACGTTTTAGTTGTTGCTGGCAGTATGGAACGGCTGCCTCATACAATTCACCCAGAGTAATATAGGCCAGACCATAACCCGGCTTGGTGGCCAACGCTTTTTTAATCCAGTATTCTGCCTTTGAAAACTCATTCTCCAGTCGATAATTCACCGAAATACGCAACATAATGTCCACATCTTTAGGATCCATTTTCAGAATGGCTTTATAATCATTAATCGCTTTGAAGTTTTTATTTAAGCTTTCATACGCCTCGGCTCTCAATAAATAAGCGGCTTTTGTCGGTTTTTTTTCAATCACCTTGCTGATGGGCTCAATGGCATCTTCATAGGCTCCAGAGTTAACAGCCACTTTAGCATATTTGTAAGCCAGGTCCACATTTTCTGGATCCTTTAAATATGCTTCCTTTCGAATTTTCAGGTCTGCGCCTTCGCCGTAAAAATGATTCATGTACTGCGCATAACGCTCGCTTTCTTCCAGATTATCGGGCTCTAATTGAGTGACGCGTTCCTGGTATTTTACTGCTCTTTCGTCATCTGCTTTAAAGTAAAGGAACGCCAGGGTTTTCACGTAATTTACATTATTGGAATCGCTTTCAACCAATTTTTCGAAATGAGGAATCGCACATCGAAATTTGCCAAGACGGTTTTGCAGAGCGCCAGCATAGTAATGCAAGCGAATCATATCCGGGAATTGTTGTAAGCCACGATAGCAAATGATCAGCGTGCTGTCAACATTCCCACGCAGATAATAAATATCTGCAATTTTTCGTACAGCGGCTCTGGCATATTTAGAACTATCGTGTAAATAAACCTTCCACAGGTAGGGCAAAGCCTCTTTATAAGACTGGTTCTTAAAATATTCATATCCAAAGTTATAAACCAGACGAATATCCTGATTGAGCGGTTTATTGGCAAGGCTATCCCAGGGAGTTGTTAAGTTTTCTGGAATACAATTATTTTCTTCCTGCGGCTGTTCCTCCTCTTCTAACAACAGATCCTGTGCATAGCCATTAAATGCAAACCCCATTATTAAAATCAATGGTAAAACTAATCGCATTAAATTATTAATTGCTCTCATAACATTTACCTCCATGAGCATTTGCTAATCTTCAAACTTTACAAACCAAATTTCGCTGGCATTTATCGTTATTCCAAATTTAATAAACGTCTCTTCATATTGGTTTTTATCCAACGAACCTCTTTTGCCGATTAAAAAAGAAAAATCGATTCGCGATTTAAATCTTGTGATAGGCATTGAAAGTCCCAATGTTAAGCCATATTCCTTAACATTCTCTCCTGCGCTAATCATATTTTGCTGCCCGTAGAACATACCGGCTCGATAATCCATCTTCTCAAAAAAATTGGTAAACAGTTTATGGCTCTGTCTTCTTTCCAGCCCAAAGCCAACCCGTTGATATTTAGCAAATAAGTTTTCTGGGGTCACGCCTTCAACCTTATATCCATTTTCCCAGTCCTGATAAATAAAGTCCAGCCCTACCGAAGTGCGGCGATTAAAATCATATTTTACCCCAAATCCGTAATAAGCCGGTATCTCCAGTTTTTTTATTTTGCTGCGATTAATAATGGTAGAACCCGTGTTGGGCTTGATTCTGGATGTCAATGTAAATGCCGGACGAAAAATCATGCCAACATATAAATTTTTCAAGGGATTGGAAAATCCGCTAATCTCCATTCCATGACCATAATACCAGTATTGATACTCAAAATATAATGGATTCAGGCTCTCACTTAACTCAAAAATATAGGATCGATCAATTCTTCCGAAATTGTACTCATAACCAAGGGCGACGCTTAAATATCTATTAAAAGCATAAGATACATTTAACGTTCCTTTGCTTAAGCCCCCTTTTATCAATAAATGTTTTTGAACGCCTTCATCCTCCACCTTAAAACTTTGTTCAAGGTTTGAAAAGGGTTGAAGGCCCAGACCAACCACCAGTTTCTTCTTGATTATTGGAATGCCCAGATATCCACCTTGAAAATTCATGTAATCATTAAAATAATCGGATTTTATTTCATCTCTGGCAAAAGCGCCTGTGTAGCCCAGCGAAAGTCCATAGGTGGGATTGCTTATGCCCGGCCAGGTCGCAAAGTTCATAAAGTTCAGCCGCAACGAGTCCTGGTTAGCGATTTCATAAGCCCGTCCAATGCCAGAATTGGAATAAAAAGGATGCAATAGGCCAAGGGAATAATCATTAATTCCAAAAATACTTTCCCCCGCCTTTAAAGAAAAAATGCTGCCGATTATCAGGGAATAAATTAAAACCACTCTTTTCAACATTTAAAAACCTTCATTTTGTACATGATAATAATAAACGCGTAACCGAATCCCGTTCTCTTCCAAAGTTCTTATCCTGCGAATGGCAAGGTCCTGATATTCATTCACAAACTGTAAATAAAACCAGACCGAATCATAGGTTCCATTTAAATATCCCTGCAAATAGCCCTTGCCAAATCGTACCTGATCGTCTTCATTAAAAAAATGAATAATGTTGTCGTCCTTATAAAGCGTGTAAGAATAGTAACTGCTATTTGCAAAACTGGAATCAACAAGAATTTGAGACCCATCTTCTGAAATAGAGGTAATCCACCTCAAATAATAAGAGTGGGCATGTTCATCATTATTTAATCGATTGGTAAAGCCGGGATCAAAAAAATCTTCGTCGTTTAATTCAAACTGCATATCGGCCTTATAAATCAAACTGTTGACCGGTATGCTTTTTAATGCATCGAATTTAACGATCACGCGGCTGGCAATTCCGGAAGCAAGCAAAAGTTCTTTTTTTGCTCTGGCCATTTCAAATATGTTTTGCGGATTTTCAAAGTCGTAATCAAAAACGGTAGATGCAATACCTATGTTCGTGGTATCATGCTCAATGGTTGTATCTAATACGGTCCTGTAAACCAGCTTGGGCCAGTTCTCAGGATCCTCCGAATAGAAATTATGGAACTCTTTTATAAAACCATTGTCATCATATTGCGCTTTAATAATTAATCCGAAATTATCTTCGCCGGCTTCAACCCATCGGTTAAAAACCTCGACATCGATCGGAATGACAACCAGGCCTGTGTCATCGTTAGTCAGATGAAAGGTGTAAAAGGCTGAGCCTGGTTGATAATTGTGAAACTCCGGAAAACTGTTAACAGAATCAGGCCATTCTTCCGTTAATTCACTAACCATCAACGTCAGGTCGTTGCCGCCTTCTGGAAATGCGTGGCGATGATAAAGGATCACGTAAACGGAGTCGTAGGTTGCGCCCGAATCGATTGGCATTCTTGTAAAACGCATAAAAATAGACGCCTGAAAGCCCTGAAAACTACCGACACTCAAAACCGTTGAGTTTTCTGTATTTACAAATTTATCCAGTTGAAAATAAGCCGTGTCTGCGTAAAAAGTTGTATCGATAAACGTCCCCAGCCGATCCAGCGCTTCTAACTCCTCTGGAGGATCAATTGGATTCAAATTCTGACAGGCAACTATCACCATTCCGAGTAGAATTAAACTTACAATCTTTTTCATTTTCCGTCTTCATTTCTTTTAAAACATGCAAATATAAATATTCATCAAACAACTGTCAATTTAACAATTTTTACTGATAGCAATTAATAATCGTTTGTGCCGCCTGAAGCACATCGTTAAAAATCGCATACGGTTTGCTCAAAAATCCGCCTCTTGATTGAACATAATCTCCTGTTCCATAACCTGATAAGACCAACACGCCCCGTATGCCTGAATTTTTGGCCAGCGCTATATCAGAAGAACGATCTCCGATGACCCAGGCCTCTTTCAAACTAACTCCAAGCTCTTCTACCGCCTTGTCGATCATGCCGGTATTCGGCTTCCGGCAATTACATTTAAGACGATATTTTTCAACCTTACCCTCCGGGTGATGCGGGCAATAAAAAAGTGCATCGATTTTTGCGCCTTTTTTTTCAAATTCTTTTAACATGTATTTATTCATTTGAACTAATTCTTCTTCAGAAAAATACCCTCTTGCAACACCCGCCTGATTGGTTACAACGACCACTTTAAAGCCCGCTTTTTTGAACAACTTTATGGCCTCAACCGCCTCTGGCAAAGGCCTGATACGGCTAAAGTGATTTATGTAACCCATCTCCTCTATTATTGTTCCATCCCGATCTAAAAAGACAGTTTTATCCATTGAGCGCTCATTAATTACCACAATAATTATTGTTTAAGATTACATTGAAGGAAATTTGAAACAAAATCGTCGATACTTTATTAAATAATAATTCTATATTTCATCTCCCGTCATCACTCTTTCGTAAATATCCAGATATCTTTTTGCGGAGATATCCCACGAAAAATCTTCTTCCATGATTCTTTTCTGGATTTCAACCCATTTTTCTTTGTTTTTAAAATAGGCCAGAGCGCGTTTGATGGCTTTGAGCAAACTTTCCGCGGTCAAATCCTCCATCACAAACCCCGTACCTAAGCCCGATTCTTCGTCAATATCATCTACCGAGTCAAACAGTCCACCGATGGGCGATACGATAGGGATGGTGCCGTAACGCATACTGTAAATCTGATTTAACCCGCAAGGCTCATATTTTGACGGCATTAAAAACATGTCAGAACCAGCTTCTATCAAATGCGCCATTTTTTCATCGTAAGTAACGCTTACGCTTATTTTTTTCGGAAATTTCTTTGCATAAGATAATAGCGTTTCTGCGATGTCGCGTTCACCGTCTCCATGAATCACCAATTGCAAATCTTCTTTTAACAAGTCGTCGAGCACCTCTAACAGAAGATCGAACCCTTTCAGTTCCGTTAATTTAGATATCATCCCTATGACCGGAACATCTTCATTAAAAGGCATTCCTAAACGCAACAACATTGCTTTTTTGTTTTCAATTTTCTTCTCGATTTCTTCTTTGGAATATTTGAAGGGGATGTACTTGTCTTTTTCCGGCGACCAAACTGCGTAATCGACGCCATTCATAATACCTTCAAATTTATCTTCTTTTTCTTCCAGTATTTCGCGAAAGCCAAAACCAATTTTATCGTCCGTTAAAATTTCGTGCGCATAATTTTCCGAAACCGTTGTAATAAAATCGGAAAAGAGAATAGCCGCTTTGGTTAAATTCAATTTGCCGTCCTTATAAAACATGCCGCCTTTTTTCACCTGGCTTTTATCGAAATCGATTTTTTCGGCCACCTCTACGTCAAATTCTCCCTGTGTGGTCAAATTATGAATGGTGTAAATGGTTTTTATTCCTTTAAAAAACGGGTCTCCCATGTACAGTGTTTTTAAATAGACCGGCACAAATGCTGTCTGCCAGTCATTACAATGAATGATTTCTGGTTGCCAGGATAATTTTTTTAGCGTCTCAATAGCCGCTTTACAAAAAAAGGCATAACGAATGGCATTATCCGGATACGGTTGGTTGGTTTTAGGATCGTTGTAAATGCCTGGCCTGGCAAAAAAATCGCCCACTTCAATAAAGTAAACCTGCACTTTACTATCAGGCAAAAAAGCAGATTTTACCGATGCGATGGCGGTTTGCGATCCGACCGTTACCGGAATCTCCCTCAGGCGAATTACTTCGCGTAAAACGTACTTACGCTCGTTTATCGATTTATACTTGGGTATCATCAGGCGAACTTCCTGGTTCAAGTTTTTTAACGCCTTGGGCAAGGCACTGGTAACATCCGCCAGTCCGCCGGCCACAGCAAATGGAGATAGTTCACTCGCTAAATACAATAATTTAAACTGTTTCATCGTTCCCCCAACACTCTTGGAATCCCGGAAAATGAATATAACTTATTTATTTTGCTAAATTTAATCATTTTTATGTTTTTAATCAAAAATTATTTTCCATCCGGCGCTTTTTCTTTTAATTTTTTTTCTTTTTATTTAGCTTTTTTAAGAAAAGACAGAAAGTGTTCACTCTAAAAAAATTCTTTTTTCTATTACATGGAAAAAACCCTTTGAAAAATGGATTGTTTTTATCGGTTCTATTGGATTTCTCTACCCGTTCGAAATGACAAATCACGCTTCTTAGATCGAACGTAAGTAAATTTGTTAAGATTTCTTAAAAAACGTCAAGCCCTTCATAGTTTTAAATTCCATTTAGAGTTTTGCAAAATGCACATACAGGCCATTTGAAATCCCGATTCATCAGGATTGGAAATCTTCTAACTTCAGCAAAAACAGAAGATTTCTCGTCGCTACGCTCCTCGAAATGACACTAAAATTTACATTTTGCAGAACACTATTAAATTCCATAATTAACAACAACATGGTTTGTTTTAATTCATTCTTTGTTGCATTTAAAATTACTTCTCGTTCCTGTTATTTTCTGTAAAAAAATTTTTCTTGCTTTTTAACTATACTGTTTCTTCCTGATTTTTAAGCATTTACCTCTTTAGCTCTGGTCAATAAATATTTAAAGAAAATTGGGCCCAAAAATTCATTAATTACCACCGTGGCAATTAAAATCGAAATTAAAAGACTACCTATCTCTCCTGGGATTGAACGCTCGATGATATTGGCCAGCCCTACAGCGATTCCAGCCTGTCCTACAAATCCCATCCAGGAATATTTGGTAACCAGATCATCTTCTTTTAACCACTTACCGGCCAGGTAATTACTCAAATAAAGGAAAAATAATCTTAATACGATGAGCGCCATGGTTATGAAAAAGGCCTTTTTGATGCTTTCTAAGTGGATGCTTGCGCCGGCAAATGTAAAAAAAGTTATATATAAAGGTAAAGAGATTTTATTGATTCCGCTTAATAACTCTTCTCCTTTACTTGAAAAATTTTCTACAACTATTCCGGCAACCATTGCACAAATTAAAATTTCAAGTTCAAACATATGTGATAATTCAGTTATTAATATTCCAATTATCAACAAAAACAACGCTTTTTCTACATTAACAAATTTTAAAAATAAAATGATAATCAAACCCACAGCGAGTCCAAGCAAAATGGAACTGAAGATTATTGTGCCAGATTGATAAATTTGATCCAGCGTAAAAATAAATCCATCAATTAAATAGGTTTTAGCATAAGTAATGGCCAGGGGAAAAATCATTACGACTATTATGGATTTGAGAACCGTTATGGCTAAAACCAAATCGGTTATTCTGCCTTTTGCCTTAACCTCCGTAATGATTCCCATGATAATTGCCGGGGACTTTGCCAGCGCCGTAATGGAAAAGAGAATGGAAAAACCAATTAGAATTTGTGTGTTTTGAATTACAGAACCTAACAAAATTTTAGTTAAAGGGATTAATACGATTAAAAGCCCCACAAACAATACAAATATTTGGTTAAAAAGCATCAGGTTAATCAAAGTAAGATTCGATTTTATTTTGCTTAGTTTTAAT
This sequence is a window from Caldithrix abyssi DSM 13497. Protein-coding genes within it:
- a CDS encoding glycosyltransferase family 9 protein, which encodes MESVKRVLIIRFSSIGDILLTTPFIRQTRIAFYNAKIDFVVKKKFFELIQYNPHLNTIFTFDDQAGLKGLLALRKKIKARNYDYILDLHNNIRSRILTFNLPAKIYRMKKNKFKRALLVYFKINLFREVIPVPEKYLNVGRPLGIKDDSQGLELFWKDRNVKTLRFKLKNDFLHGKMIAIAPGAGFQTKQWPIEYFRKLIQLIEDEGHYKIILLGNAVEAESFRPLVTSERVLNLAGKLSLLETAYVLNKAKFVVSNDSGVMHMAAAVRTPVLAIFGSTVKEFGFFPYRAKSIVMENNNLWCRPCSHVGRKRCPLFHFKCMKSIPPQMVFNQLKNWM
- a CDS encoding polyprenyl synthetase family protein — translated: MDSLRKIQKAVEPELKEFDRVFKEILSSNVFLIDTIAKYIVKNKGKGIRPLLVLMSAKLIGKPVHETYLVASVVELLHTASLVHDDVVDSAHVRRGFPSINALWKNKIAVLMGDYLLSKCLIGATMTGSLEVMNKLALASKSLSKGELMQIEKARQLKITEDEYFDIISNKTAALMGTASELGAITVSQNKEDHENLKNFGQNLGIAFQIKDDLLDYYGHQKILGKPVGNDFKDKKITLPLIHAFNKATRKEITRIKRKLKKGVSPKDVEYILDFVASYDGISYAEQKLTEYANKAKQCIAAYPDGEVKTAMERFVDFTINRAK
- the tatC gene encoding twin-arginine translocase subunit TatC, encoding MGHFNKKMIKKTKIEEVEMPFLDHLEELRWRIIKSLIAVVIFAIISFIFSDYILDFLLLTTKNLEHHIELQVLKVQTVFIIKLELALIAGIIFSLPVIFYQIWAFIAPGLLESERKYVVPVITFATISFIIGASFAFFVIIPFALDFFLSLVPENVKNNIALDFYFGFVARIVLVFGIVFELPVVSLLLTKLGLLTPQILRKYRRYAIVIIFVLGAILTPPDPTTQLFLAIPLLVLYEITIWISYFFAKKPEKE
- the glyA gene encoding serine hydroxymethyltransferase — protein: MLEQLKKQDPEIFAAIQKEMDRQNNTLELIASENFVSRAVLEAAGSVMTNKYAEGYPGRRYYGGCEFVDIAEDVARERAKKLFDCEYANVQPHSGSQANMAVYFTYLKPGDTVLGMNLAHGGHLTHGSPVNFSGKLFNFVAYGVNKETGRIDMDEVASLAREHKPKMIVVGASAYSRFYEFDKFREIANEVGAVLFADVAHPAGLIAAGIHPSPIPYCDVVTTTTHKTLRGPRGGMILMGKDSENKMGIVAPKSGRVKMMSEIIDSNVMPGIQGGPLMHIIAAKAVAFGEALKPEFKDYAKQIVKNAQTLANALIEKGYDIVSGGTDNHVFLVDLTAKNITGKAAENALHAAGITVNKNMVPFDTRSPFVTSGIRIGTPALTTKGMKEDEMKLIANFIDRVLSNIDDESVAQKVNEEIKELNKSFQIYSL
- the rpiB gene encoding ribose 5-phosphate isomerase B, translating into MKLAIGADHAGYVLKEQIKDYLKSKDIDFKDVGTFKIESCDYPEFAYKVGQAVSTGEADLGILICGTGIGMSITANKIKGVRAALAHDEQTAKLSRQHNNANVLCMGGRILSEEEAIQIVEVWLNTSFEGGRHEKRLKLITQLTGL
- a CDS encoding tetratricopeptide repeat protein is translated as MGFAFNGYAQDLLLEEEEQPQEENNCIPENLTTPWDSLANKPLNQDIRLVYNFGYEYFKNQSYKEALPYLWKVYLHDSSKYARAAVRKIADIYYLRGNVDSTLIICYRGLQQFPDMIRLHYYAGALQNRLGKFRCAIPHFEKLVESDSNNVNYVKTLAFLYFKADDERAVKYQERVTQLEPDNLEESERYAQYMNHFYGEGADLKIRKEAYLKDPENVDLAYKYAKVAVNSGAYEDAIEPISKVIEKKPTKAAYLLRAEAYESLNKNFKAINDYKAILKMDPKDVDIMLRISVNYRLENEFSKAEYWIKKALATKPGYGLAYITLGELYEAAVPYCQQQLKRKKTAYEDKLVYQKAYEAYKKAEKDPAFRSKARKKQEIIKPFIPTQEDVFMHKHDKIHSPCYQWIID
- a CDS encoding D-glycero-alpha-D-manno-heptose-1,7-bisphosphate 7-phosphatase, which translates into the protein MDKTVFLDRDGTIIEEMGYINHFSRIRPLPEAVEAIKLFKKAGFKVVVVTNQAGVARGYFSEEELVQMNKYMLKEFEKKGAKIDALFYCPHHPEGKVEKYRLKCNCRKPNTGMIDKAVEELGVSLKEAWVIGDRSSDIALAKNSGIRGVLVLSGYGTGDYVQSRGGFLSKPYAIFNDVLQAAQTIINCYQ
- the glgA gene encoding glycogen synthase GlgA codes for the protein MKQFKLLYLASELSPFAVAGGLADVTSALPKALKNLNQEVRLMIPKYKSINERKYVLREVIRLREIPVTVGSQTAIASVKSAFLPDSKVQVYFIEVGDFFARPGIYNDPKTNQPYPDNAIRYAFFCKAAIETLKKLSWQPEIIHCNDWQTAFVPVYLKTLYMGDPFFKGIKTIYTIHNLTTQGEFDVEVAEKIDFDKSQVKKGGMFYKDGKLNLTKAAILFSDFITTVSENYAHEILTDDKIGFGFREILEEKEDKFEGIMNGVDYAVWSPEKDKYIPFKYSKEEIEKKIENKKAMLLRLGMPFNEDVPVIGMISKLTELKGFDLLLEVLDDLLKEDLQLVIHGDGERDIAETLLSYAKKFPKKISVSVTYDEKMAHLIEAGSDMFLMPSKYEPCGLNQIYSMRYGTIPIVSPIGGLFDSVDDIDEESGLGTGFVMEDLTAESLLKAIKRALAYFKNKEKWVEIQKRIMEEDFSWDISAKRYLDIYERVMTGDEI